The Bacteroidota bacterium genome includes the window AATTAAACCTGACTGCGTTCCAAATGAGTTTTTAAATACAGCACCGGTAAATCCCATTAAAGCTGAAATATCCATTTGAAGTAAAATTAAAATTCGACACAAGTCAATAGGATTCAAAGTACTTAATGCAACAATAATTTTTTCGAGTGGATAATCAGCAAACTGAAAGAGCAGAAACAAAACCAATCCATCAAAAATTAGTGAAAAATACAACCAGATAAATATTGAAGCGCCCATTCCCTTTGCCTTGTCGCGCGTTAGAACGGTAGCTAGAAAGGCCAAGCTTACAAAAATAATGGTGAGTAAAGTGCCAGCTATTATTAAAATTGTTCCTGTTGTATCTGAACTGTAAAGTAAAATTGGAATACCTGTACCGAGTAAAAATGAAATACTTAATGATACAGCAACTCCTGTGTATAAGCTTAGCCAGATGCTTTTTCTTCCAAGTGGCTGGCTTACCAAAAGCTCAATAAATTCAGCACTGTTGTACAAATAAATGGTCGAAAAGATTAATGAAACCAAGGGTACTATAAACAACACTAAATTCAGTAAACTTAATAATCCTTTATTGGTAGTATCGTCTAACTGAAATACTCCAAATGAAATGATAAAAAGCAACAAAGTGTAGATGCTTACAATTTTGTTTCGCAGTATATCGGTGATTACATATTTTATTAGTTTATTCATGCGAAAGTATGGTAGCTTCAACTAGTTTAGTACTGACTTTTCGTACACTCATTTTTGATGCGACAGCCTTGGATAGCTTATTTTCACTAGTTTCAGCACGAAGTAATTCAATGGAAGTATGAAATTGTAATTTGCCATCTTGCATATAAGCAACTTCAGTAACCATTTCGTCTAATTCGCTCAGCACATGTGAGGTAATTATAATTAACTTACCTTTTTGTTTTTCGGATATTATTTTTGATTTTAGAAGTTCAGCCGAAATCGGGTCAAGGCCTGCTGTTGGTTCATCCAAAATTAATACTGGAGCATTAAAAAGAAATGCCAAGGCCGCACTCACTTTTTGACGAGTTCCTCCCGAAAGTGTATGCATGCGCTTATCCAGCATCTGTGTTAACTTAAATTGATGAATCAGTTCCTCATCTAAGTGTTGTTTGTTTACCCTCCGAATATCTTTCATCATTGAAATGAGCTGTCCAATAGTCATATTTTCAGGATAGCTCGCTATTTGTGGCATATAGCCAATTTTAGTACGATAGGCATAATCAATTTG containing:
- a CDS encoding ABC transporter permease subunit, whose product is MNKLIKYVITDILRNKIVSIYTLLLFIISFGVFQLDDTTNKGLLSLLNLVLFIVPLVSLIFSTIYLYNSAEFIELLVSQPLGRKSIWLSLYTGVAVSLSISFLLGTGIPILLYSSDTTGTILIIAGTLLTIIFVSLAFLATVLTRDKAKGMGASIFIWLYFSLIFDGLVLFLLFQFADYPLEKIIVALSTLNPIDLCRILILLQMDISALMGFTGAVFKNSFGTQSGLIFAFALLVLWALVPLLLSLKKFIKKDL
- a CDS encoding ABC transporter ATP-binding protein, producing MITATDISKNFGKLKALDSVTLQFHSESCVAFLGPNGSGKTTFIKSILGMVVPTSGTILFENKDIQIDYAYRTKIGYMPQIASYPENMTIGQLISMMKDIRRVNKQHLDEELIHQFKLTQMLDKRMHTLSGGTRQKVSAALAFLFNAPVLILDEPTAGLDPISAELLKSKIISEKQKGKLIIITSHVLSELDEMVTEVAYMQDGKLQFHTSIELLRAETSENKLSKAVASKMSVRKVSTKLVEATILSHE